From a single Terriglobia bacterium genomic region:
- a CDS encoding c-type cytochrome, which yields MKRRSIGALAIAIVLGGAAVYGMVLIHHGFSARDEPSSIEAWTARRVRRLAIPSGARNLKDPVPRSPAAIREGMQHFADHCATCHANNGRGDTEMGRNLYPKAPDMKAAETQNLSDGELYYIIQNGIRMSGMPAWGKPGDLSDEESWKLVQFIRHLPSLTQKEESEMKRWNPLSPQEQKNQREEEDFLSGSETAAPHKH from the coding sequence ATGAAGCGTCGCTCCATTGGAGCTTTGGCGATCGCTATTGTGCTCGGCGGAGCAGCAGTGTACGGGATGGTCCTAATTCACCATGGGTTCAGTGCTCGCGACGAGCCTTCGTCAATCGAGGCATGGACGGCACGTCGAGTTCGAAGGCTAGCGATTCCGTCAGGTGCCCGAAATCTGAAAGATCCAGTCCCGCGCTCTCCCGCGGCGATCCGTGAAGGGATGCAGCACTTTGCCGATCACTGCGCCACCTGCCACGCAAACAACGGTCGGGGAGATACGGAGATGGGTCGTAACCTGTATCCGAAAGCCCCGGACATGAAGGCGGCCGAAACACAGAACCTGAGTGACGGGGAACTTTACTACATTATTCAGAACGGCATTCGAATGAGTGGAATGCCTGCGTGGGGGAAACCGGGAGATCTGAGCGACGAAGAAAGTTGGAAGCTCGTCCAGTTCATCCGCCATCTGCCATCGCTTACTCAAAAAGAAGAAAGTGAGATGAAGCGATGGAATCCGTTGAGCCCGCAAGAGCAGAAGAATCAAAGAGAGGAAGAGGATTTTCTAAGCGGCTCAGAAACTGCAGCTCCACACAAGCACTGA
- a CDS encoding TolC family protein — translation MTIKQAIAFSFALLLSMGATAQEHQSSMPGMHMPPQQKQQPAQQQATQPGPLGAPGMQTPQGALPTIEQQQQAMPQHEMKMENMEMHSPETTPSQIIGLQEQENPNMKTGDELPVPDLLAGARKAEVKKLDDFEQLALKNNPTMKQAQAIAGESSALARQAGLWPNPSIGYQGEQIRGGSYRGGEQGGFVQQNIVLGGKLRRRKEVFEQQRRADNLGIEEQRLNVLGGVRVRFYQALAAQRTVEVRQRLLQIALDAAATAHQLANVGQADAPDILQTEVEAEQAKLDFVRAQREYIQAFNTLAVISGQPGLPLTFLDGDLEHPPEIDIEHWGDTAVQRSPAIKRAEQEAKRAEAVLSRDKREAIPDLTLRAGIQQNRELDPESMRPVGAQGFATASIQIPLFNRNQGNVEASRLELERARQEIDRTKFSLAQQAQPFLQRYATEKLEVERYRMQMIPRAQRAYELYLQKYRNMAAAYPEVIISQRTYFQLQENYARALGELWSSAVQLQNYLYADGLSAPRSSGSTATQVNLPSGGTGGSE, via the coding sequence ATGACAATCAAGCAAGCGATCGCATTCTCATTCGCGCTGCTCCTTTCAATGGGAGCAACTGCGCAAGAGCACCAGAGTTCGATGCCTGGCATGCACATGCCACCTCAGCAGAAACAACAACCGGCCCAACAACAAGCGACCCAACCCGGCCCCCTGGGGGCACCCGGGATGCAGACTCCACAAGGGGCACTGCCGACGATCGAACAGCAGCAACAGGCTATGCCGCAACATGAAATGAAGATGGAAAACATGGAGATGCACTCGCCTGAGACCACTCCATCCCAGATAATCGGGTTGCAGGAACAGGAAAACCCCAATATGAAAACCGGGGACGAACTTCCAGTTCCAGATCTCTTAGCGGGTGCGCGAAAGGCGGAAGTAAAGAAGCTTGACGATTTCGAACAACTCGCACTGAAGAACAATCCAACGATGAAACAGGCGCAGGCGATCGCCGGCGAATCATCTGCGCTGGCTCGACAAGCCGGTCTCTGGCCGAACCCGTCAATCGGATATCAGGGCGAGCAAATCCGCGGTGGCTCATATCGAGGAGGTGAGCAAGGAGGTTTTGTCCAGCAGAACATCGTACTCGGCGGAAAGCTTCGGCGTCGCAAGGAAGTATTCGAACAACAGCGCAGGGCTGATAACCTTGGCATCGAAGAGCAAAGACTTAACGTGCTGGGTGGCGTTCGAGTCCGATTCTATCAAGCACTTGCGGCTCAAAGAACAGTCGAAGTCCGCCAGCGGCTGCTGCAAATTGCCCTAGATGCCGCCGCAACCGCCCACCAGCTCGCAAATGTCGGGCAAGCAGACGCTCCTGACATTCTGCAAACGGAAGTCGAAGCTGAACAAGCAAAGCTGGATTTTGTCCGCGCTCAGCGCGAATACATCCAGGCTTTCAATACCCTCGCGGTGATTTCAGGCCAACCCGGTCTCCCACTCACATTCCTCGACGGTGACCTGGAACATCCTCCTGAAATCGACATTGAGCATTGGGGGGATACAGCGGTCCAGCGAAGTCCCGCCATCAAGCGTGCCGAGCAGGAAGCGAAACGTGCGGAAGCTGTTCTTTCCAGAGATAAACGTGAGGCAATCCCAGACCTCACGTTGCGAGCAGGTATTCAACAGAATCGCGAACTTGATCCTGAATCGATGCGACCTGTTGGTGCACAGGGCTTCGCGACAGCTAGCATCCAGATTCCACTATTCAATCGGAATCAAGGCAATGTCGAAGCGTCGAGGCTGGAACTTGAGCGCGCAAGGCAAGAGATAGACCGAACTAAGTTCAGCTTGGCACAACAAGCTCAGCCTTTCTTGCAACGATATGCGACGGAGAAGCTCGAGGTGGAGCGATACAGAATGCAGATGATTCCTCGCGCACAACGCGCATACGAACTCTACCTGCAAAAGTATCGAAACATGGCCGCCGCATATCCGGAGGTGATCATTTCGCAGCGTACCTACTTCCAACTGCAGGAGAACTATGCTCGAGCGCTGGGCGAACTCTGGAGCAGCGCTGTGCAATTGCAGAACTACCTATATGCCGACGGCCTCAGTGCGCCGCGGTCGAGCGGCAGCACCGCTACCCAAGTAAACCTGCCGAGCGGCGGAACGGGAGGCAGCGAATGA
- a CDS encoding copper oxidase, giving the protein MKNRRDFLKNVFGASASIMAAPAILNAQQRRSSASAEHARHEPAVRTDRSMNVPVQTPDVPDLSFTVDNGVKVFHLIAEPVKQQVAPNKTLILWGFNGSAPGPTIQINQGDRVRIIVDNHLPEPTSMHWHGFEIPNNMDGAPGISQLPIKPGGRFIYEFTLHQEGTYFYHSHMAMQEMMGMLGGFIMHPKAPYRPSVDKDFLIILQEYAVLPNNVVPNSMNMEFNWLVLNGKAGPATTPLIVKLGDRVRVRLVNIGMDHHPIHLHGHTFQITGTEGGRIPESAWIPGNTELVGVAQARDFEFVANNPGNWMLHCHLPHHMMNQMSSNVGLMTRVGSGIPAGVNMENGMGMLTGEPTVPTGEDYGPSLGRGMGFGSTRDFPKSNGPISQQNSMQNMGAMNGDIAPNADSVPGFPQDAYMEGPMMAMDEMVDKPETYGLPRGWSGFMQGMMTLVRVLPPVQYDDVMERVRRGKKPGKDMHDIPNMQHPN; this is encoded by the coding sequence ATGAAGAACCGTCGTGACTTTCTGAAGAACGTCTTCGGAGCGTCAGCCAGCATCATGGCTGCGCCGGCGATCTTAAATGCGCAACAGCGTCGAAGTTCAGCCAGCGCCGAACATGCTCGGCACGAGCCTGCGGTACGCACCGATCGAAGCATGAACGTGCCGGTACAGACTCCGGACGTGCCCGACCTGTCGTTTACGGTCGACAACGGCGTCAAAGTCTTCCACCTGATTGCAGAACCGGTGAAGCAGCAAGTCGCTCCTAACAAGACACTAATCCTGTGGGGCTTCAACGGTAGTGCTCCTGGGCCGACAATCCAAATCAATCAAGGCGACCGGGTCCGAATCATCGTTGATAACCACTTGCCGGAACCAACTTCCATGCATTGGCACGGGTTCGAGATACCCAACAACATGGATGGCGCACCTGGTATCAGCCAGCTCCCGATCAAGCCGGGTGGCCGATTCATATACGAGTTCACACTGCATCAGGAAGGGACGTACTTCTATCACTCGCACATGGCGATGCAGGAGATGATGGGAATGCTTGGCGGCTTCATCATGCACCCCAAGGCGCCGTATCGGCCGTCGGTCGATAAAGACTTCCTGATCATCCTGCAGGAATACGCGGTCCTTCCTAACAACGTGGTACCGAACTCCATGAACATGGAATTCAATTGGTTGGTTCTCAACGGCAAAGCAGGTCCAGCCACAACTCCATTGATCGTCAAGCTCGGCGACAGAGTCCGGGTCCGCCTCGTGAACATCGGCATGGACCATCACCCGATCCATTTACACGGGCACACGTTCCAAATCACCGGGACAGAAGGTGGTCGAATTCCCGAATCAGCGTGGATCCCGGGAAACACCGAACTTGTAGGCGTAGCCCAAGCACGCGATTTCGAATTTGTTGCCAACAACCCTGGTAACTGGATGCTGCACTGTCATCTCCCGCACCACATGATGAACCAGATGTCTTCGAACGTCGGGCTGATGACGCGTGTCGGAAGCGGTATTCCCGCCGGAGTGAACATGGAGAACGGAATGGGCATGTTAACCGGCGAGCCGACGGTTCCGACTGGAGAAGATTACGGCCCCAGTCTGGGTCGTGGAATGGGCTTCGGTTCTACCCGAGATTTTCCGAAGAGTAATGGGCCCATCTCGCAGCAGAACTCCATGCAGAACATGGGAGCGATGAACGGCGATATTGCGCCCAATGCGGATTCTGTTCCCGGGTTCCCGCAGGACGCGTACATGGAGGGCCCGATGATGGCGATGGATGAGATGGTCGACAAACCCGAAACCTATGGACTGCCTCGCGGTTGGAGCGGGTTTATGCAAGGCATGATGACCCTGGTTCGTGTCCTCCCGCCAGTCCAGTACGACGACGTGATGGAACGTGTCCGTCGTGGAAAGAAGCCGGGCAAGGACATGCATGACATCCCGAACATGCAGCACCCTAACTAG
- a CDS encoding DUF5666 domain-containing protein yields MFVSQRNAILILALFALALTLVACGGGSSSSTSSLPPSTPGTTVQVGLGDSPADWMTTFGMTVNSIMLTNSNGSGISMLTSPTQMEMMRLMGTVQPVSVMKVPQGIYTSATISISSIQMGYMDPATHQYVQKTMAGPFTGTVNFNPAMTVGSTPSSLNFDMNMGSSVSISNGNVTITPMFTGMMGALGTGQNPWQGYMQHMVGSVSSASGSQFTMNMMMGLQSATFATNGSTQFDGMSGMGMMSNGMIVSVDAITQADGSLLAQHVQSMWGSSGGMMGGGIVTGITGNPPTQLTIVASNGIGGGMMMSAISGQITVNVSSSTPYSADSDDVDLANLPFTPTFDNTSITKGQKVDVVSGGSMMGGGGMMGGGTSFGTINASQVLLEQQGLHGTVSNYTANGSQATFTLTLPMDSAFTTLTGISTITVYKQNGTQMHNLSAIANGNQVGVRGLLYYDSGTFKMVSTWIVGS; encoded by the coding sequence ATGTTCGTTTCTCAAAGGAATGCAATTCTCATTCTCGCCTTATTCGCGCTGGCACTGACACTGGTCGCGTGCGGTGGTGGCAGCAGCAGCTCGACCAGTTCACTTCCACCCTCGACGCCAGGCACTACCGTTCAGGTAGGTTTGGGCGATTCACCGGCCGACTGGATGACTACATTCGGGATGACCGTGAATTCCATCATGCTGACCAACAGCAATGGCTCTGGCATCAGCATGTTGACGTCACCAACCCAGATGGAAATGATGCGACTCATGGGAACGGTGCAGCCAGTTTCGGTCATGAAGGTGCCACAGGGGATTTACACCAGTGCAACCATCAGCATCTCGTCCATTCAAATGGGCTACATGGACCCTGCTACGCATCAGTACGTACAAAAGACGATGGCAGGTCCGTTCACCGGAACCGTGAATTTCAACCCTGCGATGACCGTGGGCTCCACGCCTTCTTCGCTCAATTTCGACATGAACATGGGCTCGTCGGTTTCTATCAGCAACGGCAATGTCACCATCACGCCGATGTTCACTGGGATGATGGGCGCCCTGGGAACGGGACAGAACCCGTGGCAGGGATATATGCAGCACATGGTCGGCTCAGTGTCGAGTGCATCCGGCTCCCAGTTCACAATGAACATGATGATGGGTCTGCAGTCGGCAACATTCGCGACGAACGGCAGCACTCAGTTCGACGGAATGAGCGGCATGGGCATGATGTCAAACGGGATGATCGTCAGCGTCGATGCGATCACTCAAGCGGATGGAAGCCTGCTCGCACAACACGTTCAGTCGATGTGGGGTAGTTCCGGCGGCATGATGGGCGGGGGTATTGTCACAGGGATCACAGGCAATCCACCGACCCAGCTCACCATTGTGGCGAGCAACGGCATCGGCGGCGGAATGATGATGTCTGCGATCTCAGGCCAGATCACGGTCAACGTCTCAAGCAGCACTCCGTATTCCGCGGACTCCGATGACGTTGATCTGGCGAATCTACCGTTCACGCCGACCTTTGACAATACCAGCATCACCAAAGGTCAGAAGGTCGATGTTGTGAGCGGCGGCAGTATGATGGGCGGTGGCGGCATGATGGGTGGAGGCACTTCGTTCGGCACCATCAATGCAAGCCAGGTTCTGCTGGAACAGCAAGGCCTGCACGGGACCGTGTCGAATTACACTGCCAATGGATCTCAGGCAACGTTCACATTAACGCTTCCAATGGATTCTGCCTTTACCACCCTGACTGGCATATCAACGATCACCGTTTACAAGCAGAACGGAACGCAAATGCACAATCTCTCGGCGATCGCCAATGGCAATCAGGTGGGAGTGCGTGGACTTCTGTACTATGACTCCGGCACATTCAAAATGGTCTCCACTTGGATCGTTGGTTCCTAA
- a CDS encoding FecR domain-containing protein: MTRTHFKFAALVVLLLATVPTWAQNAVTGQMEKVKGKVSLVRGQAAPALLHNSDAVQVGDEILTDRKSSANLRMPDGSTVQIYPNSHVVLRPGTGNFKEFLNLLLGNVRVQIEKLSGRPNPKSMTTPTAIIAVRGTIFHVAVNQDGDTQVGVDKGLVSVANLLHPEDEVMVKPGYMVSVRRGQQPTQPQMMNQMMPGMMGSGMSGMSGMGQGMGTRSTGGMGSRGTMGPKP; encoded by the coding sequence GTGACTCGAACTCACTTCAAATTCGCTGCTCTAGTTGTCCTGCTACTAGCGACTGTGCCGACGTGGGCGCAGAACGCAGTGACCGGGCAAATGGAAAAGGTGAAGGGGAAGGTTAGCCTTGTGCGCGGCCAGGCGGCGCCTGCGCTTCTGCACAATAGCGATGCGGTTCAAGTGGGGGATGAAATCCTCACGGATCGAAAGTCCTCGGCAAACTTGCGCATGCCTGACGGCAGCACCGTCCAAATCTATCCGAATTCTCACGTAGTTCTTCGTCCGGGCACCGGCAATTTCAAAGAATTCCTGAACTTATTGCTCGGAAACGTGCGAGTGCAGATAGAAAAGTTAAGCGGCAGGCCGAACCCCAAATCCATGACCACACCAACCGCGATCATCGCGGTCCGGGGAACCATCTTCCATGTCGCCGTCAACCAGGACGGGGACACGCAGGTAGGAGTCGATAAAGGCCTCGTCAGCGTGGCCAATCTGCTGCATCCCGAAGATGAAGTCATGGTGAAGCCCGGATACATGGTCTCGGTGCGGCGCGGCCAGCAGCCAACCCAGCCTCAGATGATGAACCAGATGATGCCCGGAATGATGGGTTCAGGCATGTCTGGAATGTCAGGAATGGGTCAGGGGATGGGTACGCGGTCGACTGGCGGCATGGGTTCCCGGGGCACCATGGGGCCGAAGCCGTAG
- a CDS encoding sigma-54 dependent transcriptional regulator produces MNAKPPVLLVDDDEGITFSIATYLEAKGYAVTVANSGEEGLRLASAVQFPLVLTDIYIDRVTGLDILKAARQTSSNCAVILMTAKGSVRTTVEAEAGGVFDYLPKPIDLGNLLTVLERAEKSLRIEETHVPDTEPDGELVGISPVMVELYKNIARAARSDATALIRGETGSGKELVARAIHTVSDRAQQPFVPVDCAAIPENLWESELFGATRGAFTSAEKDRAGIIEQARGGTVFLDEIGEIPISFQAKLLRFLEAKEYRAVGATMPKKTAVRILAATHRPLEEMVVRGEFRSDLYHRLNVLNISVPALRERKQDISLLANRFLADANKKQSRNVWLEPEAVRTLERHEWPGNVRELKNAIERMVAMSSPGPLGEADVRQALIPPPAEHATTRSPETLEDAEREHVVEALRLSGGNRTLAAERLGIQRRTLYKKLERWGLAHEGHNGVPETQKPHDEEKD; encoded by the coding sequence ATGAACGCAAAGCCGCCGGTGTTGTTAGTCGATGACGACGAGGGGATAACCTTTTCCATTGCTACGTATCTGGAAGCCAAGGGCTACGCGGTGACGGTGGCCAACAGCGGTGAGGAGGGCTTGCGTCTCGCCTCCGCAGTGCAGTTCCCGCTGGTTCTGACTGACATCTACATTGACCGCGTGACTGGGCTTGACATCCTGAAAGCTGCGAGACAGACGAGCTCGAATTGCGCAGTAATCCTCATGACCGCCAAGGGCTCGGTACGAACAACGGTAGAAGCCGAAGCCGGAGGCGTGTTTGATTATCTTCCCAAGCCAATCGATCTCGGTAATCTCTTGACGGTCCTGGAGAGAGCGGAAAAATCGCTTCGGATCGAAGAAACGCACGTTCCTGATACCGAGCCTGACGGGGAACTGGTAGGCATATCTCCCGTCATGGTTGAGCTGTACAAGAACATTGCTCGCGCGGCTCGCTCGGACGCCACGGCCTTGATCCGAGGGGAAACAGGCAGCGGAAAAGAGCTGGTAGCTCGTGCCATTCACACGGTAAGTGATCGCGCTCAGCAACCGTTTGTCCCCGTCGATTGCGCCGCGATCCCCGAGAATCTCTGGGAGAGCGAACTTTTCGGCGCTACCAGGGGAGCGTTTACCAGCGCGGAAAAAGACCGGGCAGGGATCATTGAACAAGCTCGTGGTGGCACTGTATTCCTGGACGAGATTGGCGAGATACCGATTTCCTTCCAGGCGAAATTACTCCGGTTCCTTGAAGCAAAGGAGTACCGGGCAGTCGGTGCCACCATGCCCAAGAAGACAGCCGTACGAATCCTTGCAGCCACTCACCGACCGCTGGAAGAGATGGTAGTGCGAGGTGAATTTCGCTCTGACCTCTATCATCGACTTAATGTTCTCAACATTTCAGTCCCAGCACTGCGCGAGCGAAAGCAGGATATATCGCTGTTAGCGAATCGTTTCCTCGCTGACGCCAACAAAAAGCAGAGCAGGAACGTATGGCTTGAACCAGAAGCCGTGAGGACGCTGGAACGACACGAGTGGCCAGGGAATGTCCGGGAATTGAAGAATGCGATTGAAAGGATGGTCGCTATGTCTTCACCCGGTCCTCTTGGAGAAGCGGATGTGCGCCAAGCATTGATTCCCCCACCCGCAGAGCACGCGACAACAAGAAGCCCGGAAACGCTGGAAGATGCGGAAAGGGAGCACGTAGTGGAAGCGCTTCGCTTGAGCGGAGGAAATCGAACGCTCGCGGCCGAACGTCTTGGCATTCAACGCCGCACTCTATACAAGAAGTTGGAACGCTGGGGTCTCGCGCACGAAGGGCACAACGGTGTGCCCGAAACGCAGAAGCCGCACGATGAAGAAAAAGACTAA